The following is a genomic window from Syntrophobacterales bacterium.
TATTCGCTATACATGGGCATTGACGTCATGGATAAAAAAATCTGTCGCTGGAAGCGGCTGTAAAAAGCGGTTGGGGACGGCCGGAAGTGGAAAGAAAACAAGGATTTTGGGAACCAAATGTATAAAGGTAAAAGGATAATTGTCGTAATGCCGGCTTATAACGCGGCCCGGACGCTGCGGATGACTTATGACGAGGTCAGGGAGCAGGAAATTGTGGACAAGATAATCCTCGTGGACGATGCCGGTCATGATGAAACAGCGGCTATCGCCCGCAGTCTCCCCTTGACGGATGTTTATGTCCATCAGCAAAACAGGGGTTACGGGGGCAATCAGAAAACCTGTTACCGGATGGCGCTTCAAGCCGGGGCGGATATTGTGATCATGGTGCATCCCGATTATCAATACACCCCGCAACTGATCCCGGCGATGGCCGCGCTGATCGGAAACGGTCTTTACCATTGCGTTCTGGGATCGCGGATTCTGGGCGGATATGCGCTTAAGGGGGGGATGCCGCTGTGGAAATACATCGCGAACAGGTTTCTTACACTGGTTGAAAATGTCCTCGTTGGCGCGAAGCTCTCCGAGTATCACACCGGCTATCGGGCCTTTTCCCGGGAGCTGCTCGAAAGGTTGGCAGACGCCCCCAAATCCGACGATTTTCTCTACGATAATCAGATGCTTGCGCAGATAATCTGGCAGGGATGGATGATTGCCGAGGTGAGCTGTCCGACAAAGTATTTTACAGAGGCTTCCTCCATAAATTTTCGCAGGAGCCTCCGCTACGGCCTGGGTTGCGTCTGGACCGGCCTGATTTTCCGACTCGCCCGAATGGGGTTGATAAAATCTGAACTTTTTCCGGTGACCCGTTGACAAATCCCGAAGACAATCGTTTTGAAGATTTTTTCAGCGATGACTTGTATGTATCGTTGAAGAACAGTCTGTACAACTACCGCCTGAGAAGGCGCGCTGTTCGAAAATGCGTGCAATTTCATGAAAACTCGCTAATCTTGGAGGTTGGCAGCGGCCTTTCGCCGATGCTGGAAGAAAATAGGCGGGTTGTCTATTCGGATCTTTCCTTTTACGCCCTGAAATCACTCAAGAGTACTCA
Proteins encoded in this region:
- a CDS encoding glycosyltransferase family 2 protein; translated protein: MPAYNAARTLRMTYDEVREQEIVDKIILVDDAGHDETAAIARSLPLTDVYVHQQNRGYGGNQKTCYRMALQAGADIVIMVHPDYQYTPQLIPAMAALIGNGLYHCVLGSRILGGYALKGGMPLWKYIANRFLTLVENVLVGAKLSEYHTGYRAFSRELLERLADAPKSDDFLYDNQMLAQIIWQGWMIAEVSCPTKYFTEASSINFRRSLRYGLGCVWTGLIFRLARMGLIKSELFPVTR